From the genome of Labrus bergylta chromosome 4, fLabBer1.1, whole genome shotgun sequence, one region includes:
- the LOC109985046 gene encoding vimentin-like translates to MSYRPAPHSSYKKMFGGDRVTSRTTYSSRQFPSQVRSSRLSYSLSSAPNVYATKTQRLRSSAAMPRLASENLDFSLSDAINSEFMTNRTNEKAQMQSLNDRFASYIEKVRFLEQQNKILLAELEQLRGKGTSRVGDLYEDEMRELRRQVDQLTNERARVEVHRDNLADDIDRLREKLQDEISQREDAENNMQSFRQDVDNAALARLDLERKVESLQDEINFLKKLHDEEMLELQNQMQMQQQHVQVDMEVAKPDLTAALRDVRLQYENLASKNIQESEDWYKSKFADLTDAAARNNDALRVAKQEANDYRRQVQALTCEVDALKGTNESMERQMREMEENFSLETGGYQDTVGRLEEDIHNMKDEMARHLREYQDLLNVKMALDIEIATYRKLLEGEESRISTPLPNFSSLNLRETMIDSKPHVETSTTKKVLIKTIETRDGQVINESTQNHDDME, encoded by the exons ATGTCTTACAGACCAGCTCCACATTCTTCTTATAAGAAGATGTTTGGAGGGGATAGAGTCACCTCCAGGACCACCTACTCCAGCCGCCAGTTCCCCAGTCAGGTGCGCTCCTCCCGCTTGTCCTACAGTCTCTCCTCAGCTCCCAATGTCTACGCAACGAAGACTCAGAGGCTCCGGAGCAGCGCGGCCATGCCCCGGCTCGCCTCCGAGAACCTGGACTTCTCCCTGTCCGACGCCATCAACAGCGAGTTCATGACCAACCGCACCAACGAGAAGGCGCAGATGCAGTCGCTCAACGACCGCTTCGCCAGCTACATAGAGAAGGTCCGCTTCTTGGAGCAGCAGAACAAGATCCTGCTGGCGGAGCTGGAGCAGCTGCGGGGCAAGGGCACGTCCCGGGTCGGAGATCTGTACGAGGACGAGATGCGGGAGCTGCGGCGTCAGGTGGACCAGCTGACTAACGAGAGGGCCCGGGTGGAAGTTCACCGGGATAACCTGGCGGACGACATCGACCGACTGAGGGAGAA GTTGCAGGATGAGATATCCCAGCGGGAAGATGCAGAGAACAACATGCAGAGCTTTAGACAG GATGTGGACAATGCTGCTCTCGCCAGACTGGACCTGGAGCGGAAGGTGGAGTCACTGCAGGATGAAATCAACTTCCTCAAGAAGCTGCATGATGAG GAAATGCTGGAACTGCAGAACCAGATgcagatgcagcagcagcatgtgcAGGTGGACATGGAGGTAGCTAAACCTGACCTGACAGCTGCTCTGAGGGATGTCCGTCTGCAGTATGAGAACCTGGCCTCCAAAAACATCCAGGAGTCTGAAGATTGGTACAAATCCAAG TTTGCTGACCTCACTGATGCTGCAGCCAGGAACAATGATGCCTTGAGAGTTGCCAAGCAAGAGGCCAATGACTATAGACGCCAAGTTCAGGCACTCACTTGTGAGGTGGATGCCCTTAAAGGAACT AACGAGTCTATGGAGCGCCAgatgagagagatggaggagaactTCTCCCTGGAAACAGGCGGTTACCAGGACACCGTCGGGCGTCTGGAGGAAGACATTCACAACATGAAGGACGAGATGGCCCGTCACCTGCGAGAGTACCAAGACCTCCTAAATGTCAAGATGGCCCTGGACATTGAGATCGCCACCTACAGGAAGCTgctggaaggagaggagagcag AATCTCCACTCCTCTGCCAAACTTCTCATCCCTGAACCTGAGAG aaACGATGATTGATTCCAAACCTCATGTTGAAACCTCAACAACTAAGAAGGTTCTCATCAAGACCATCGAGACCAGGGATGGTCAG GTGATCAACGAGTCAACTCAGAACCACGATGACATGGAGTAA
- the LOC114920364 gene encoding oxygen-regulated protein 1 produces the protein MSNTPVQEPPAQALSLDSEQTLPSRPFQPISDPSASKRVCFYKSGDYTFSGHRMVINARTFKTFDALLDALSKKVPLPFGVRTITTPRGTNLVKALEDLHDGGSYVCSDQRRVKPLNLDDVNRRQVPWNTTRPFSAGRRKLQRLQFGQVLRVNEVANRPTRVTERAAVRTPKRLEVIKNRDPAVKRTIVLQRRTAPTFDALLDYLSQILQFPVLKLFSTDGRRVDGLAALILCSGVVVAAGNEPFRLGNYSSHRVGQMAQATYMDTVEPSMLQPRALNNKSFSSGRGSRNFSLSSERYIVNQINKSRSGSTNSHLQRRNRSFETEANHQHRSFETGETGMVNNEQHASIVPQDDDIEKSFRVNQDGSMTVEMKVRLTVKEEEMLHWTTTLSRTSLSKRTVCASISESRKSSTDSNNAVAKNSSSISGDELKEGNHPAAGGKGVKFNEDRVTGIAKTAFKRSPTPGAQQVKRASVESVKMVTESGVQESTLGHYSYMERTAGGKKTEGYRVVRHSSSNRPIPKPRKTPSVGTINNESSIRSSGVAEVLQIQNNGMEVTETVMHIFESQGSYDNYYANEEYSADGAPSYSSTPALDSKPSLDSAPPSSSNDCDIDFSCQQPTRDSLRRQKEEMLSLSSEPITQTQEITNHPSSVTKHEARRKVKTPKTERKKMIVKPARNLKSLTSTSSSDKKLKESRVSPSKNGVQSSTDKLSSNTSMGKKSLSSSESVQNVQRSNGTGKPQFKKTVKEGQIPRKEQALIVNAVSVRRNLTLRQNMDKTAAKNNGHNVNSPTARPQMKKNISDILQPKKSLLPARKTMTRPKSMTEHKLSPPKKSLELSESLSTPSFKPSLSEIHQYVENWLEKVSPDPVPYTEETNTDDSRTQTKVVFQIGADSESDEKTEGQTTQDECCAVPGDVKKSASCLTVPQCHANPTLLHNEQYVRGLCVSMPSVRVDSAKMETVMRSHKSVEAIGPADNEASSSNFLSPHAKLKPVLNQIYSSIQCIRGVSETNTTSNLEKSMSLPDFPTQVASVFGSSCKAFLSFLSVMTLRDNLNESEEGVGDQSRSDPEAMLMMQSLQKISAIEDTEELRASLTDLQSRASSQLRARWKDFQILRERLESEPLSPRVSETEFALDVFSEGGDVFEEHHLGIDELMEEMNMPQELRAEICSTIQHSRFFYPVEESTFIETERNHSDSEEDVEKFVEEQNYETEQSPEHDSTTVVTASEKELPEVQKTDTSVKESDISQTERDDLVNDKETENEFEEQEDEGDNREELKDGEDEVTKETDEDEEGAESEAGEMESEEEVEKKHHDKGQDGGEAEEGSEEEEESVVKGEEGTEEEMSEDEEEEGGLLGIETEVVEVMEDGLINEEDQESGDCISVEETDEREDDEEMEKEENYDIEVDGGTEEDDNEEDEAEEDDTEEEGNEETEVEKDIKVEVRRVDEVDEEVEEEEYVEDEGDEETDKVENVDYELDRESMEEENEETDIEKDIEEKVKVVDVVDKETGKEENAEEEVDKHTEEEENVEEEVDKHTEEEENVEEEVDKETEEEENVEEEVDKETEEEENVEEEVDKETEEEDKEDDDYEETGEEESVEEEADDETEDEEEEEEVENIVEVKEEEEDEESDDCNEVLEVGIREKDEEEGMRKIIKEKDFEDEVENITEDDVIEEREEDEEIHEEEDEEEGKEEEEEETLGNFKENEKYSEGEECWKNLEKAENTLEEESVVEAEVVEGIEMDEEKQESDVEAEEEDLSDAESKNLLEEALYLQQQSSCEEDTKVGEHNPESLSNYSSEIQCADDKGDGTDTVDELETDEGGEQQEELNSSQPHPVEISQELLDFVNSALQSASLIFTYDAHGKIRIEPDNSRVVKTNQTSKLKRREDSSYGVKCLPSPQCSDLSDYRPETSESGGYQTQESVDIVSESGEEGSQRQFPVCRRKTDIRTSKLSVASDSKVLQSSHNKSGGSFSSFDSGTKASKEDLSYFSAGSSQKAETEAATEATQCSSFPSEKDSKDGVLIDQGRWLLKENHLIRTSPPVSQGMYNNVDSTSIDTSHSRSSEDSPPPYKTQQNLLAALSSSELEEMAKPNTPKCTYYNMPHGSDSDPFLDDSSFKSGKKDASSAKGRGVRVAPTINTSQTWANKNGSLSSFASVEFNIPDRKVHPEGEASSQTMARRTSGGGGRAVQAQDSIDALRLRCGQYCPIL, from the exons ATGAGCAACACACCGGTCCAGGAGCCCCCGGCCCAGGCACTGTCCCTTGACAGTGAACAGACGTTACCCTCACGACCCTTCCAGCCAATCTCAGATCCCTCGGCTTCTAAAAGAGTATGTTTCTACAAGAGTGGCGACTATACATTCAGCGGGCATCGCATGGTCATCAATGCCCGCACCTTCAAGACATTTGATGCTCTACTAGATGCTCTGTCAAAGAAAGTGCCTCTGCCATTCGGAGTTAGAACCATTACCACACCTCGTGGCACCAACCTTGTTAAAGCCTTAGAGGACTTACATGATGGGGGATCATATGTTTGTTCCGACCAGAGACGGGTGAAGCCATTAAACTTGGATGATGTGAACCGACGGCAGGTACCATGGAACACCACCAGACCCTTCAGCGCAGGGCGACGAAAGCTTCAAAGACTCCAGTTTGGTCAGGTTCTCAGAGTGAATGAAGTGGCCAACAGGCCAACAAGGGTCACGGAGAGGGCGGCAGTAAGGACACCAAAGAGGCTTGAGGTCATCAAGAATAGAGATCCCGCTGTTAAACGCACAATTGTGCTGCAGAGAAGAACAGCACCAACATTTGACGCTTTACTGGATTACCTCTCCCAGATCCTGCAGTTCCCAGTGCTGAAACTCTTCTCTACAGATGGCAGAAGA GTTGATGGTCTTGCAGCACTTATCCTTTGTTCTGGAGTTGTTGTGGCGGCGGGAAACGAGCCATTCAGATTAGGAAACTACTCCTCCCACAGAGTGGGCCAAATGGCACAAGCAACGTACATGGATACTGTGGAACCATCTATGTTACAGCCCAGAGCTT TGAACAACAAATCTTTCTCAAGCGGAAGAGGATCAAGGAATTTTTCCTTATCATCTGAGAGATACATTGTCAACCAAATAAACAAGTCTCGAAGTGGAAGCACAAACAGCCATCTACAACGAAGAAACAGATCATTCGAAACTGAGGCCAACCATCAACACAGATCCTTTGAGACGGGTGAAACTGGGATGGTAAACAATGAGCAACATGCATCCATTGTACCTCAGGATGATGACATAGAAAAGTCTTTCCGTGTAAATCAAGATGGCAGCATGACTGTGGAGATGAAGGTCCGTCTGACTGTCAAAGAGGAGGAGATGCTCCACTGGACTACCACACTCAGCCGCACTAGCCTTAGCAAGAGGACAGTCTGTGCCTCAATATCTGAGTCGCGCAAGAGCTCTACTGACTCAAACAATGCCGTTGCCAAAAACTCCTCAAGCATCAGTGGAGATGAATTGAAAGAGGGGAACCATCCCGCTGCGGGTGGAAAGGGTGTCAAGTTTAACGAAGACCGAGTGACGGGTATAGCAAAAACAGCATTCAAACGCAGTCCTACACCAGGTGCTCAACAGGTTAAAAGGGCGTCGGTTGAGAGTGTAAAGATGGTGACAGAGTCGGGGGTTCAAGAGAGTACTCTGGGACATTATTCCTATATGGAGAGAACAGCTGGTGGTAAGAAGACTGAGGGATACCGCGTTgtcagacacagcagcagcaacaggccGATCCCAAAGCCACGCAAAACGCCATCTGTAGGGACAATCAACAATGAATCCTCCATCAGGTCGTCGGGAGTAGCTGAGGTTCTTCAGATACAAAATAATGGGATGGAGGTTACAGAGACTGTAATGCATATTTTTGAGAGTCAAGGCAGCTATGACAACTATTATGCTAACGAGGAATATAGTGCAGATGGTGCACCTTCATATTCTTCCACACCTGCGCTGGACAGCAAACCTTCCCTTGACTCAGCACCTCCTTCGTCTAGCAATGATTGTGATATAGATTTTAGCTGTCAGCAACCCACTAGGGACTCACTACgaagacaaaaagaagagatgTTATCATTGTCATCCGAACCAATAACTCAAACGCAAGAGATAACAAATCATCCATCTTCGGTGACAAAGCATGAAGCCCGAAGAAAAGTCAAAACTCCTAAaactgagagaaagaaaatgattgTTAAACCTGCTAGGAATCTGAAAAGCTTGACTTCAACAAGCAGTTCAGATAAAAAGCTAAAAGAAAGCAGAGTAAGTCCCTCAAAAAATGGAGTCCAATCATCTACAGACAAGCTTAGCAGCAACACCAGTATGGGAAAGAAGAGTTTGAGTTCATCAGAAAGTGTTCAAAATGTTCAGAGGAGTAACGGAACAGGGAAGCCTCAATTCAAGAAAACTGTTAAGGAAGGACAGATCCCCAGGAAAGAGCAAGCCTTAATAGTCAATGCTGTTAGTGTGAGAAGGAACCTAACTCTAAGACAAAACATGGATAAAACAGCTGCTAAAAATAACGGTCATAATGTCAATTCTCCAACTGCAAGGCctcaaatgaagaaaaacatatcAGACATTTTACAACCCAAAAAATCTCTTTTGCCTGCCAGAAAGACAATGACAAGGCCGAAGTCTATGACTGAACACAAATTATCACCACCTAAAAAGTCTCTAGAGCTGAGTGAGAGTTTGTCAACACCTTCTTTCAAACCTTCACTCTCTGAAATTCATCAATATGTTGAGAACTGGTTGGAGAAGGTCAGTCCGGACCCAGTGCCATACACTGAGGAGACCAACACTGATGATTCAAGGACTCAGACAAAGGTTGTGTTTCAGATAGGCGCCGATTCGGAGTCAGATGAAAAGACTGAAGGCCAGACTACTCAAGACGAGTGTTGTGCAGTGCCTGGTGATGTCAAAAAATCTGCCTCTTGTCTAACTGTACCACAGTGTCATGCAAATCCAACTCTTCTGCATAATGAACAGTATGTGAGAGGTTTATGCGTTTCCATGCCGAGTGTCAGAGTCGACTCTGCAAAAATGGAGACCGTAATGAGATCGCACAAATCTGTAGAGGCCATTGGTCCAGCTGACAATGAAGCATCATCATCAAACTTTTTGAGTCCCCATGCAAAGCTAAAACCTGTCCTAAATCAGATTTATTCTTCTATTCAGTGCATCAGAGGGGTGTCTGAGACAAACACAACATCCAATCTTGAGAAGTCCATGAGTCTTCCAGATTTTCCAACACaagtagcttcagtgtttggcTCCTCGTGTAAAGCCTTCCTGTCATTCTTATCAGTTATGACTTTGCGAGATAACCTAAACGAATCTGAAGAGGGGGTTGGAGACCAATCAAGAAGTGACCCTGAGGCCATGCTCATGATGCAGTCCCTTCAGAAAATTTCTGCTATTGAGGACACAGAAGAGCTAAGGGCAAGTTTGACGGATCTGCAAAGCAGAGCATCTTCTCAGCTCAGAGCACGCTGGAAGGACTTTCAGATTCTGAGGGAAAGGCTTGAAAGTGAGCCGCTGTCTCCCAGAGTTTCAGAAACAGAATTTGCCCTAGATGTTTTCTCAGAAGGTGGTGATGTATTTGAAGAACATCATTTAGGTATCGATGAGCTGATGGAGGAAATGAATATGCCGCAAGAGTTAAGAGCAGAGATATGTTCAACAATCCAACACTCTAGATTTTTTTACCCTGTAGAGGAGAGCACCTTCATAGAAACTGAAAGAAACCACTCAGACTCAGAGGAAGATGTAGAGAAATTTGTTGAAGAACAAAATTATGAAACAGAACAATCACCAGAGCATGATAGTACAACAGTGGTGACAGCATCAGAGAAAGAACTTCCTGAAGTTCAGAAAACAGATACCAGTGTAAAAGAGTCAGACATTTCACAGACAGAGCGAGATGATCTGgtaaatgacaaagaaacagaaaatgaatttGAAGAACAAGAAGATGAGGGAGACAACAGGGAGGAGTTGAAAGACGGAGAAGATGAGGTTACAAAAGAAAcagatgaggacgaggagggtGCGGAGAGTGAGGCTGGAGAAATGGAAAGTGAGGAagaggtagaaaaaaaacatcatgacaaGGGGCAGGATGGAGGGGAAGCAGAAGAGGgcagtgaagaggaggaggagtctgttGTGAAAGGTGAGGAAGGGACAGAGGAAGAGATGtcagaagatgaggaggaagaaggaggttTGTTAGGAATAGAGACAGAAGTGGTTGAGGTGATGGAGGATGGATTAATAAATGAAGAAGACCAAGAATCAGGAGATTGCATTAGTGTTGAAGAGACAGATGAAagagaggatgatgaggagatggagaaggaggAAAATTATGATATTGAGGTTGACGGGGGGACAGAGGAGGACGACAATGAGGAGGATGAGGCTGAGGAGGATGAtacagaggaggaaggaaatGAGGAGACTGAGGTCGAGAAGGATATAAAAGTGGAAGTAAGACGGGTTGATGAGGTTgatgaggaggtggaggaagaagaaTATGTTGAGGATGAAGGTGATGAGGAGACAGACAAGGTAGAAAATGTTGATTATGAGCTTGACAGGGAGTCAATGGAGGAAGAAAATGAGGAGACTGACATTGAGAAGGATATAGAAGAGAAAGTAAAAGTGGTGGATGTGGTTGATAAGGAGACAGGGAAGGAAGAAAATGCTGAGGAAGAGGttgataaacacacagaggaggaagaaaatgtTGAGGAAGAGGttgataaacacacagaggaggaagaaaatgtTGAGGAAGAGGTtgataaagagacagaggaggaagaaaatgtTGAGGAAGAGGTtgataaagagacagaggaggaagaaaatgtTGAGGAAGAGGTtgataaagagacagaggaggaagataaaGAAGATGATGATTATGAGGAGACAGGGGAGGAAGAAAGTGTTGAGGAAGAGGCTGATGATGAGacagaggacgaggaggaggaggaggaagtagaaaatattgTAGAAgtgaaggaagaagaggaggatgaagaatcAGATGATTGTAATGAGGTTTTAGAGGTAGGCATTAGGGaaaaggacgaggaagagggaATGAGGAAAATTATCAAGGAGAAAGATTTTGAAGATGAGGTAGAAAATATTACTGAAGATGACGTCattgaagagagggaggaggatgaggaaatacatgaagaggaagatgaggaagaagggaaagaagaggaagaagaagaaactttaGGGAATTTTAAGGAGAACGAAAAGTATTCTGAGGGAGAGGAGTGCTGGAAAAACCTGGAGAAAGCAGAAAATACTCTTGAAGAAGAATCAGTTGTAGAGGCTGAAGTTGTAGAGGGGATAGAGATGGATGAAGAAAAGCAAGAGTCGGATGTagaggcagaggaagaagaTCTAAGTGATGCAGAAAGTAAAAATCTACTTGAGGAGGCTCTGtatctgcagcagcagagtaGCTGTGAGGAAGATACAAAGGTAGGGGAACACAACCCTGAATCACTTAGTAATTATTCCTCTGAGATTCAGTGTGCAGATGACAAGGGGGATGGAACAGACACAGTCGATGAACTCGAAACAGACGAAGGCGGGGAACAGCAAGAGGAACTAAACAGCAGTCAACCACATCCAGTTGAGATATCACAGGAATTACTTGACTTTGTTAACTCTGCCCTTCAGTCTGCTTCCCTTATATTTACATATGACGCTCATGGGAAAATCAGGATTGAGCCAGATAACTCTCGAGTTGTAAAAACGAATCAAACATCAAAACTAAAAAGGAGAGAGGATAGTTCATACGGTGTGAAGTGTCTGCCAAGCCCACAGTGCTCAGATTTGTCTGATTACAGGCCAGAAACCTCAGAGAGCGGTGGATACCAAACTCAAGAGTCTGTAGATATTGTCTCAGAGAGTGGAGAAGAGGGATCACAGAGACAGTTTCCAGTGTGCAGACGCAAAACAGATATCCGTACCTCAAAACTGTCTGTTGCAAGTGATTCAAAAGTCTTGCAAAGTTCCCACAATAAAAGTGGAGGgagtttctcttcttttgaCTCAGGCACTAAAGCCTCAAAGGAGGATCTGTCTTATTTCAGTGCTGGAAGCTCACAAAAGGCAGAAACGGAAGCTGCCACAGAGGCCACACAGTGCTCTTCTTTCCCCTCAGAGAAGGACTCAAAGGACGGGGTTTTGATTGACCAAGGTAGATGGCTGCTTAAGGAGAATCACCTCATTAGAACTTCTCCTCCAGTGTCCCAGGGAATGTATAATAATGTAGACAGCACATCTATAGATACAAGTCATTCAAGGTCTAGCGAGGACTCCCCGCCTCCTTATAAAACCCAGCAAAACCTTCTTGCAGCGTTATCCTCTTCTGAGCTTGAAGAGATGGCCAAGCCTAACACCCCAAAGTGCACCTATTATAACATGCCACATGGAAGTGATTCCGACCCCTTTTTGGATGATTCTAGTTTTAAAAGTGGGAAGAAAGATGCAAGCAGTGCTAAGGGGAGAGGTGTCCGGGTGGCACCCACCATCAATACTTCTCAAACCTGGGCAAATAAAAACGGTAGTCTGTCTTCATTTGCATCAGTTGAGTTTAACATACCAGACAGAAAAGTGCATCCAGAAGGGGAGGCCTCCTCTCAGACAATGGCAAGAAGGACATctggtggaggagggagagcagtACAGGCACAGGACTCCATCGACGCACTGCGTCTGAGATGTGGCCAATATTGCCCCATACTATAG
- the tcea1 gene encoding transcription elongation factor A protein 1 isoform X1, producing MGKKEEEEIIRIAKKMDKMAQKKNGAGALDLLKELRSIPMTLELLQSTRIGMSVNAIRKQSTDDEVTSLAKSLIKSWKKLLDEPGGGDKSSDEKRKEQTTPVVSPSQGSPEAKEESSSSSNSSSKSEHPEVTPNTLINTFPRAPGTSDSVRLKCREMLSNALQSGEDYIAIGADCDELGAQIEECIFQEFKNTDMKYKNRVRSRISNLKDMKNPNLRRTVLCGSVTPERMAKMTAEEMASDELKEMRKNLTKEAVRDHQMATTGGTQTDLFTCGKCKGKCCTYTQVQTRSADEPMTTFVFCNECGNRWKFC from the exons atggggaaaaaagaggaagaggagatcaTCAGAATTGCAAAGAAGATGGATAAAATGGCGCAGAAGAAGAATGGG GCTGGTGCATTGGATCTGTTGAAGGAGCTGCGCAGTATCCCCATGACTCTCGAGCTGCTTCAG TCGACCAGAATTGGGATGTCCGTTAACGCAATCCGCAAGCAGAGCACAGACGATGAGGTGACATCCTTAGCCAAGTCCTTGATCAAGTCATGGAAGAAGCTTTTGG ATGAGCCTGGTGGTGGAGACAAATCctcagatgaaaaaagaaaagagcaaacAACACCTGTTGTTTCTCCTTCGCAGGGAAGCCCAGAAGCAAAAGAGGAAAg cagctccagcagtAACTCCAGCAGCAAGAGTGAGCACCCTGAAGTTACACCCAACACATTAATCAACACCTTTCCTCGTGCACCGGGCACCTCTGACTCTGTCAGGCTCAAGTGCAGAGAGATGCTGTCAAATGCTCTGCAATCTGGAG AGGATTATATTGCCATTGGTGCTGATTGTGACGAACTTGGAGCTCAGATCGAGGAAT GCATTTTCCAGGAGTTTAAGAACACAGACATGAAATACAAGAACCGCGTGCGGAGCCGAATCTCGAATCTGAAAGATATGAAGAACCCCAATTTAAGGAGGACTGTGCTGTGCGGCAGTGTAACTCCTGAGCGGATGGCTAAGATGACGGCAGAG GAAATGGCCAGCGATGAGTTGAAAGAAATGAGAAAGAATTTGACCAAAGAGGCAGTCAGGGACCATCAAATGGCCACCACAGGAGGCACACAGACTGATCTATTCACCTGTGGCAAGTGCAAGGGCAAAtgctgcacatacacacag GTTCAAACTCGCAGCGCTGATGAGCCGATGACCACGTTTGTCTTCTGCAATGAATGCGGAAATAGATGGAAG TTCTGCTGA
- the tcea1 gene encoding transcription elongation factor A protein 1 isoform X2, producing the protein MGKKEEEEIIRIAKKMDKMAQKKNGAGALDLLKELRSIPMTLELLQSTRIGMSVNAIRKQSTDDEVTSLAKSLIKSWKKLLDEPGGGDKSSDEKRKEQTTPVVSPSQGSPEAKEESSSSNSSSKSEHPEVTPNTLINTFPRAPGTSDSVRLKCREMLSNALQSGEDYIAIGADCDELGAQIEECIFQEFKNTDMKYKNRVRSRISNLKDMKNPNLRRTVLCGSVTPERMAKMTAEEMASDELKEMRKNLTKEAVRDHQMATTGGTQTDLFTCGKCKGKCCTYTQVQTRSADEPMTTFVFCNECGNRWKFC; encoded by the exons atggggaaaaaagaggaagaggagatcaTCAGAATTGCAAAGAAGATGGATAAAATGGCGCAGAAGAAGAATGGG GCTGGTGCATTGGATCTGTTGAAGGAGCTGCGCAGTATCCCCATGACTCTCGAGCTGCTTCAG TCGACCAGAATTGGGATGTCCGTTAACGCAATCCGCAAGCAGAGCACAGACGATGAGGTGACATCCTTAGCCAAGTCCTTGATCAAGTCATGGAAGAAGCTTTTGG ATGAGCCTGGTGGTGGAGACAAATCctcagatgaaaaaagaaaagagcaaacAACACCTGTTGTTTCTCCTTCGCAGGGAAGCCCAGAAGCAAAAGAGGAAAg ctccagcagtAACTCCAGCAGCAAGAGTGAGCACCCTGAAGTTACACCCAACACATTAATCAACACCTTTCCTCGTGCACCGGGCACCTCTGACTCTGTCAGGCTCAAGTGCAGAGAGATGCTGTCAAATGCTCTGCAATCTGGAG AGGATTATATTGCCATTGGTGCTGATTGTGACGAACTTGGAGCTCAGATCGAGGAAT GCATTTTCCAGGAGTTTAAGAACACAGACATGAAATACAAGAACCGCGTGCGGAGCCGAATCTCGAATCTGAAAGATATGAAGAACCCCAATTTAAGGAGGACTGTGCTGTGCGGCAGTGTAACTCCTGAGCGGATGGCTAAGATGACGGCAGAG GAAATGGCCAGCGATGAGTTGAAAGAAATGAGAAAGAATTTGACCAAAGAGGCAGTCAGGGACCATCAAATGGCCACCACAGGAGGCACACAGACTGATCTATTCACCTGTGGCAAGTGCAAGGGCAAAtgctgcacatacacacag GTTCAAACTCGCAGCGCTGATGAGCCGATGACCACGTTTGTCTTCTGCAATGAATGCGGAAATAGATGGAAG TTCTGCTGA